A single window of Granulicella sibirica DNA harbors:
- a CDS encoding glycosyltransferase: MIGVLAVSAMVCALGPAALFCVNLGRYRAPRTVDASLPGISVLIPARDEEKSIEAAVRSVLAATGVDFEVIVMDDGSTDRTAEIVAQLAFEDSRVRLEHAPILPAGWNGKQHACWALANVARHDTMCFVDADVRLEPEALRRMAGSLSTNGNALVSGFPRQITGTWMEWMLLPLIHFVLLGFLPISRMRAGTDPAFAAGCGQFLMVRRDAYFACGGHSGIRLTMHDGLLLPRLFRAHGYRTDLADLTDLATCRMYTSAAQVWRGLAKNATEGIADPIRIAPISAVLLLGQVLPFVLLFQLGSVGWGVGICIVLSVAGAWLPHVLAVGRFRQDWRGALLHPLGILLLLAIQWYALGRKLSGGAVSWKTRAYVGE; this comes from the coding sequence ATGATCGGCGTCCTGGCTGTCTCGGCGATGGTATGCGCGCTCGGGCCGGCGGCACTCTTCTGCGTCAACCTCGGACGCTACCGCGCACCGCGCACCGTCGACGCGTCTCTGCCCGGAATCTCCGTGCTGATTCCAGCCAGGGACGAGGAGAAGTCGATCGAAGCAGCCGTCCGATCAGTGCTCGCGGCAACCGGAGTGGACTTCGAAGTCATCGTGATGGACGATGGCTCGACCGATCGCACAGCCGAAATCGTCGCCCAGCTCGCGTTTGAGGATAGCCGGGTCCGGCTCGAGCACGCGCCCATCCTGCCCGCCGGTTGGAACGGAAAGCAACATGCCTGCTGGGCTCTCGCGAACGTCGCTCGTCATGACACCATGTGCTTCGTCGACGCCGACGTCCGTCTCGAACCCGAAGCGCTGCGCAGAATGGCCGGCTCCCTTTCCACGAACGGAAACGCCCTCGTCAGCGGCTTTCCCCGGCAGATCACCGGGACATGGATGGAGTGGATGCTGCTTCCTCTGATCCACTTCGTACTCCTCGGCTTTCTCCCTATCAGCAGAATGCGCGCCGGCACCGACCCCGCCTTCGCCGCTGGCTGCGGACAGTTCCTCATGGTCCGCCGAGACGCGTACTTCGCCTGTGGCGGCCACTCCGGTATCCGTCTCACGATGCACGATGGCCTCCTCCTGCCACGCCTCTTCCGCGCCCACGGCTACAGGACCGACCTCGCCGACCTCACCGATCTGGCGACCTGCCGCATGTATACCTCAGCCGCACAGGTATGGCGCGGCCTCGCGAAGAACGCTACCGAAGGCATCGCCGACCCCATCCGCATCGCGCCAATCTCGGCCGTCCTTCTGCTCGGACAGGTGCTGCCCTTCGTGCTCCTCTTCCAACTCGGATCGGTAGGCTGGGGCGTCGGGATCTGCATCGTCCTCAGCGTTGCTGGAGCCTGGCTCCCGCACGTCCTGGCCGTCGGTAGATTCCGCCAGGATTGGCGCGGCGCGCTTCTGCATCCGCTGGGAATTCTGCTCCTGCTGGCGATCCAGTGGTACGCGCTCGGGCGCAAGCTCAGCGGCGGCGCTGTCAGTTGGAAGACCCGCGCCTACGTCGGCGAGTAG